Proteins found in one Alicyclobacillus cycloheptanicus genomic segment:
- a CDS encoding DUF3427 domain-containing protein, translating to MPRRGLARHTLAAFDAKQYGAKSVLFLAHRDELLEGAKQTFVDVFGNAALCGKLTGNEKDWNKPYLFSTVQTMHRPDVLSRFHPNRFEYIVIDEFHHAQAETYRKVIEYFEPRFLLGLTATPERMDGRDVLELCENNVVYEIRLRDALSNDLLAPFHYFGLADDTVDYSEVETRNGQFDVSDLARALATHERVDYVIEMMEKYGHDGDRRIALGFCANIEHALFMAQEFRARGYEAAALTGMDSPEVRQRTIRKLEDKDDPLEIIFTVDIFNEGIDIPNVNLLLFLRPTESATIFLQQLGRGLRKADGKDYVTVLDFIGNYEKSFVVPLALSGQLNHKAFDRDSLRVAVETEFADLPDGCFVDLEPVTRERILHKIESVRMNQTEMLRDIYHSFRQLLGRAPELEDFLYTEEAPGIHFFISKFGSWVQTKQKMGDANEFDTSLLHHSFALELIQSLERTLPLKWPYEFAILYSALASGKTTVSAVVARLKELFGNHLRNETCVPYIQRSMRRLATVEDKRKWSFGTMDGEVFSLNPDILKLWQQKATGAYLSKRLAYGLVEFRRTYHPNVFFGNQQGVVLYQYYTRNDLIYLFQSDAKEGSWREGVSRVGNHYLLFVNLNKDASVAEHLHYRDYFIDNRHFHWQSQNATAHRSERGQDYIHHKARDIHIHLFMRKFEKMHGCGRSDYLTVKFQMSLSPGIGAEVSRILSAFE from the coding sequence TTGCCGCGACGGGGACTGGCAAGACATACCCTTGCCGCATTTGATGCCAAGCAGTATGGGGCAAAAAGCGTGTTGTTCCTGGCGCATCGGGACGAATTGCTGGAAGGTGCGAAGCAAACCTTTGTGGACGTATTCGGCAACGCTGCGCTATGTGGGAAGCTAACCGGAAACGAAAAGGACTGGAATAAGCCATACTTATTTTCCACCGTGCAGACCATGCATCGACCAGACGTGCTGTCTCGTTTTCATCCCAATCGATTTGAATACATCGTGATCGACGAATTCCACCATGCCCAGGCGGAAACGTATCGGAAAGTGATCGAGTATTTCGAGCCGCGGTTCTTACTTGGTCTCACAGCCACGCCGGAACGCATGGATGGACGAGATGTATTGGAACTGTGTGAGAACAACGTCGTGTACGAGATTCGCCTCCGCGATGCCTTGTCGAATGACCTGCTGGCACCGTTCCATTACTTTGGACTCGCCGACGACACGGTGGACTACAGTGAAGTCGAAACGCGAAATGGTCAATTTGATGTCTCAGATCTGGCCCGCGCGCTGGCAACACACGAACGCGTCGACTACGTCATTGAGATGATGGAGAAGTATGGTCACGATGGTGACAGGCGAATTGCGCTCGGGTTTTGCGCCAACATCGAACACGCGCTGTTCATGGCGCAGGAATTTCGTGCAAGAGGCTACGAAGCAGCTGCCTTGACCGGGATGGATTCTCCCGAGGTACGACAGCGTACCATCCGTAAATTAGAGGACAAAGATGATCCGCTTGAAATCATCTTTACGGTGGACATCTTTAACGAAGGCATCGACATTCCCAATGTGAACCTTCTCTTGTTCCTACGGCCTACTGAATCGGCTACCATTTTTCTGCAACAGTTGGGCCGCGGCCTTCGGAAAGCGGATGGCAAGGACTACGTGACGGTCCTCGACTTCATCGGGAACTATGAAAAGTCATTCGTGGTGCCGTTGGCACTGTCCGGACAGCTGAATCATAAAGCATTCGATCGCGATTCTCTTCGCGTCGCTGTCGAAACTGAATTTGCTGACCTACCAGACGGATGCTTTGTGGATTTGGAACCGGTTACGCGCGAACGCATTCTTCACAAGATTGAATCCGTACGGATGAACCAGACTGAGATGCTCAGGGATATCTACCACTCATTTCGACAACTACTCGGTAGAGCACCCGAGCTTGAAGACTTCCTTTACACAGAAGAGGCGCCAGGTATCCACTTTTTCATTTCAAAGTTTGGTTCATGGGTGCAAACGAAGCAGAAGATGGGCGACGCCAACGAATTTGACACGTCCCTGTTACATCATTCATTTGCACTGGAACTGATTCAATCGTTAGAGAGAACGCTTCCACTGAAGTGGCCCTATGAATTCGCCATTTTGTATAGTGCATTGGCATCCGGTAAAACGACGGTCTCGGCGGTCGTCGCTCGACTTAAAGAATTATTTGGTAACCACCTGCGGAATGAGACTTGTGTACCGTATATCCAGCGTTCCATGAGAAGACTTGCCACGGTTGAGGATAAACGGAAGTGGTCATTTGGCACGATGGATGGCGAAGTATTCAGCCTAAACCCGGACATTTTGAAGTTATGGCAGCAAAAAGCGACAGGCGCGTACCTGAGCAAACGGCTCGCATACGGATTGGTGGAATTCAGGAGAACATATCACCCGAACGTATTTTTTGGAAATCAGCAAGGAGTTGTCCTGTATCAATACTATACGCGGAATGACCTAATTTATCTGTTCCAATCTGACGCCAAGGAAGGGTCATGGCGCGAAGGCGTCAGTCGAGTAGGGAACCACTATTTGCTGTTCGTTAATTTGAATAAAGACGCGTCCGTGGCTGAGCATTTACATTACCGAGATTATTTCATCGACAACCGCCATTTTCATTGGCAAAGTCAAAATGCGACGGCGCACCGCTCAGAACGTGGTCAGGACTATATCCACCATAAAGCGCGCGACATACACATACATTTATTCATGCGGAAGTTTGAGAAAATGCACGGATGTGGCCGCTCGGATTATTTGACGGTGAAATTCCAGATGTCATTGTCACCTGGAATCGGCGCGGAAGTTTCACGCATTTTGTCGGCCTTTGAATAA
- a CDS encoding phospholipase D-like domain-containing protein yields MKQPGGIYEELQLANKTYPQPNQRSTVVHPNLYAQFLTQQIARDIGAKLQRLAHEQRYDEMLEMTQSIQRQVNADERSSFHSPLSTIHYRFDDDYIPTFPDMYLTHPAFISNRSSDPYALNFFKSLKFELQTADKMYFVVSFIRWSGLQLLLRTLDECMKKGKPIRILTTNYMYVTEPKALRNLMQHENVELRLYDTSTESFHTKAYIFERESGLHTVIIGSSNLSHAALRTGHEWNVKLPHAPHLPVFESARKHFDEVWNMTESIPVTIEVLEQYEANYRQYHLGRTTRDIAASNSSPLFGADPKPDYLPSTTFHPNKMQSKALLALDQTRKNGLRKGVVIAATGTGKTYPCRI; encoded by the coding sequence ATGAAGCAGCCAGGCGGAATCTACGAAGAACTACAACTCGCAAATAAGACATACCCCCAACCGAACCAGCGCTCAACCGTCGTCCACCCGAACCTCTACGCGCAGTTCTTAACACAACAAATTGCGCGGGACATTGGTGCTAAGCTTCAGCGGCTGGCCCATGAACAGCGGTATGACGAGATGCTGGAGATGACCCAAAGCATTCAGCGCCAGGTGAATGCAGATGAGCGTTCGTCTTTTCACAGCCCACTATCTACGATCCATTATCGATTTGATGATGACTATATACCGACCTTTCCGGATATGTACCTGACACACCCGGCCTTTATCTCGAACCGCAGTTCAGACCCATATGCGCTGAATTTCTTTAAAAGCCTGAAGTTTGAGCTACAAACGGCGGATAAAATGTACTTTGTCGTTAGCTTCATCCGCTGGTCAGGGCTCCAGCTCCTGCTGCGCACATTAGACGAGTGCATGAAAAAGGGAAAGCCAATCCGGATTCTCACCACGAATTACATGTACGTAACGGAACCCAAAGCGCTGCGAAATCTCATGCAACATGAAAACGTGGAACTCCGCTTGTACGACACGTCGACGGAGTCTTTCCACACGAAGGCGTATATCTTTGAACGAGAATCCGGGTTGCACACGGTCATCATTGGATCATCCAACTTGTCTCATGCAGCACTCAGAACAGGGCATGAGTGGAACGTAAAGCTTCCGCATGCACCACATCTGCCTGTTTTCGAGTCTGCCCGAAAACATTTTGATGAAGTTTGGAATATGACCGAAAGCATTCCTGTCACAATCGAGGTTTTGGAACAATATGAAGCGAACTACAGGCAATATCACCTCGGCAGGACAACTCGAGACATCGCAGCATCAAATTCGTCACCGTTATTCGGTGCAGACCCGAAACCGGACTATCTACCGTCCACTACCTTCCATCCAAACAAAATGCAATCCAAAGCTCTGTTGGCGTTAGACCAGACGCGGAAGAATGGGCTCCGGAAAGGCGTCGTAATTGCCGCGACGGGGACTGGCAAGACATACCCTTGCCGCATTTGA
- a CDS encoding IS110 family RNA-guided transposase yields MSISQNRKIRRITDSTLVVGADIAKKIHVARASNARGIELGRPLSFDNTRRGMEKLLAWMRTLMADHGCDNVVFGVEPTGHYWMNLAQFLRQHGIDVVLVNPLHVKKSKELDDNNPTKNDHKDARVISQLVKDGRYSVPNIPKDIYAELRVGMNQRERLIEDLKRVQGRIHNWLDRFFPEFTEVFRDWEGKAALVCLHECPCPQDIQAKAAEDIVHMWREHGISRGVGKKRATYLVEMASQSVGLTEGLQMARQELKMLLDQYDLLQEQLSDLLEQIERLLDRISGAAQMLSVPGVGVVTVAGFLAEVEELSAYEHWRQVQKLAGFNLKENSSGKHKGQTKITKRGRPRLRALLYRCVLILVAKNPQFQALHQYYTTRVDNPLRPMSSLIALCCKLIRILFTLGRKQVPYDPEKAMGPVRSAQLFAA; encoded by the coding sequence ATGAGTATATCGCAAAACCGTAAGATTCGCCGCATCACAGATTCAACCTTGGTCGTCGGTGCAGACATTGCCAAGAAAATACATGTGGCACGTGCGAGCAATGCGCGCGGTATTGAGCTTGGCAGGCCTCTGTCCTTTGACAATACCAGACGCGGCATGGAAAAGCTTCTTGCGTGGATGCGCACGCTCATGGCCGATCACGGCTGTGACAATGTGGTGTTCGGCGTCGAGCCCACCGGACACTATTGGATGAATCTAGCTCAATTTCTTCGCCAACACGGGATTGACGTCGTTCTGGTCAATCCCCTGCACGTGAAAAAGAGCAAAGAGCTGGACGACAATAATCCGACGAAGAATGACCACAAGGATGCCCGCGTCATCTCGCAGTTGGTCAAAGACGGACGCTACTCCGTACCCAACATCCCCAAGGATATCTACGCTGAGCTGCGCGTGGGGATGAACCAACGAGAGCGTCTAATCGAAGACCTCAAGCGAGTGCAGGGCCGTATCCACAACTGGCTCGACCGGTTCTTTCCGGAGTTTACGGAGGTATTTCGGGACTGGGAGGGTAAAGCAGCGCTGGTGTGTCTGCACGAGTGCCCTTGCCCACAGGACATTCAGGCTAAAGCAGCAGAAGACATTGTCCACATGTGGAGGGAACATGGCATTTCGCGGGGCGTTGGCAAAAAACGGGCCACATACCTTGTGGAAATGGCCTCCCAATCGGTTGGGTTAACCGAAGGACTGCAGATGGCACGCCAGGAGTTGAAGATGCTGCTTGACCAATATGACTTGTTGCAGGAGCAGTTAAGCGATCTGCTGGAGCAAATCGAGCGTTTGCTGGACCGAATTTCGGGAGCCGCTCAGATGCTCAGTGTACCTGGCGTGGGCGTCGTCACCGTGGCAGGATTCCTGGCCGAAGTGGAGGAACTGTCCGCCTACGAACACTGGCGACAGGTTCAAAAACTTGCCGGGTTCAATCTCAAGGAGAACAGTTCCGGCAAACACAAAGGTCAGACAAAGATCACAAAACGCGGACGGCCAAGATTACGCGCGTTGCTGTACCGCTGCGTGCTGATTCTGGTGGCAAAGAATCCACAGTTTCAGGCGCTGCACCAGTATTACACCACGCGTGTGGATAACCCGCTGCGGCCCATGTCGTCGCTGATTGCCCTGTGTTGTAAGCTGATTCGCATCTTGTTCACTCTCGGGCGTAAGCAAGTCCCATACGACCCTGAAAAGGCAATGGGACCCGTTCGCTCGGCTCAGCTGTTTGCTGCGTAA
- a CDS encoding MBL fold metallo-hydrolase: MKIRWFGQSSFLLTSEAGVRILIDPFDRMLGYKMPKPIETDIVVVSHNHGDHNKVHVATGDFLLVHEPKDYHRDGVIIQGFKTYHDKVNGKKRGENIVFRISVDDLTLCHCGDLGHLLTEEQAKEIGRVDILMIPVGGRMTLNGEEGAQVMQQLKPTVTIPMHYRTKALSLPGKLLFDKVDKFIEAAGQPTTDVGILDVTPANLSQYAGVVTMQYH, from the coding sequence TTGAAAATCAGATGGTTTGGTCAATCTTCGTTTTTACTGACTTCTGAAGCGGGCGTCCGTATTCTCATCGATCCCTTCGACCGCATGCTCGGCTACAAAATGCCAAAACCCATCGAAACGGACATCGTCGTCGTCTCGCATAACCATGGCGATCACAACAAAGTCCACGTAGCCACAGGCGACTTTCTGCTGGTCCATGAGCCCAAAGACTATCACCGGGACGGCGTGATCATCCAAGGATTCAAAACCTACCACGATAAAGTCAACGGCAAAAAGCGGGGCGAGAACATCGTCTTTCGCATCAGTGTAGACGACTTGACCCTTTGCCACTGCGGGGATTTAGGTCATTTACTGACGGAGGAGCAGGCCAAAGAAATCGGCCGCGTGGACATTCTCATGATTCCCGTCGGCGGCAGAATGACCCTAAACGGCGAGGAAGGCGCACAAGTGATGCAGCAACTCAAACCCACCGTGACCATCCCGATGCATTACCGCACCAAGGCCCTGTCACTCCCAGGGAAGCTGTTATTCGATAAGGTAGACAAATTCATTGAAGCTGCAGGTCAGCCGACAACCGACGTGGGAATCCTGGACGTCACCCCCGCCAACCTGTCCCAATATGCCGGCGTTGTCACGATGCAGTATCACTAA
- a CDS encoding TIGR02677 family protein — translation MNRRQPRELWVKSVPEVKYLNADNVGRYRLIMRFFYENYRKLKYWLKPEEVFAGISAWNLLDDYSLELCQRDLDVLTEWRNLTSSHDGGRAGSIEEYLRKRYRYQMTPYAIEIERMLESLENIQGYGGSLEPTLLERIVLYVRTIAERTSPFPPGEALQLWRDLQTAFRTLHENASDYLASLQTTRAEELMLTEQFLVFKDTLTNYLQNFMLGLQKYGAQVEGLIRRTDPAQWRAFLAAVVEDEMRTPSLDDVLSAEERLDGRLEEWTILTRWFVGSDIEESDVVFLERATKDTIGRMVRYAIAIQEKQRLGISRRRELDYLGQWFLRLESVEEAHKLGAAVYGLMTPRHFQGEPPRSTDSPDLSMWDEAPTVRELSSRSRVRRKAGLTEPVRSREREQAEATQVLLAQMEREAAVVRGFAELGSFHLSDLDALSVEQRRVLLSWISRCLVNRARRFRTADGYHIELTLPESDERVELTFSDGQLDMPNFHISIREGARS, via the coding sequence GTGAATCGACGCCAGCCGAGGGAGCTTTGGGTTAAGTCGGTGCCCGAAGTCAAGTATCTGAATGCCGATAATGTGGGCCGGTACCGGCTCATCATGCGATTTTTCTACGAGAACTATCGCAAGTTGAAGTACTGGTTGAAGCCTGAGGAAGTGTTTGCGGGCATTTCCGCATGGAATCTGCTGGACGACTACAGCCTCGAACTGTGTCAGCGGGACCTGGACGTGCTGACGGAATGGCGAAACCTGACCAGCAGCCACGATGGCGGGCGGGCCGGTTCAATCGAAGAGTATTTGCGCAAGCGGTATCGATATCAGATGACGCCGTATGCGATTGAGATTGAGCGAATGCTGGAGAGTTTGGAGAACATTCAAGGGTACGGCGGGTCGCTGGAGCCGACCCTGCTGGAGCGCATCGTCCTGTATGTTCGAACGATTGCGGAGCGTACGAGCCCATTTCCCCCGGGCGAAGCGCTTCAGCTGTGGCGCGATTTGCAAACCGCGTTTCGAACCCTCCACGAGAACGCCTCGGACTATCTGGCCAGCCTGCAAACGACCCGTGCAGAAGAATTGATGCTGACGGAACAATTTCTCGTGTTCAAAGACACGCTAACCAATTATCTGCAGAACTTTATGCTGGGGTTGCAAAAGTACGGGGCGCAGGTCGAAGGGCTGATTCGCCGGACCGACCCGGCCCAGTGGCGGGCCTTTCTGGCGGCCGTGGTCGAGGATGAGATGAGGACCCCCAGCCTGGACGATGTGTTGTCTGCCGAGGAACGCCTGGATGGCCGGCTGGAGGAATGGACGATTTTGACGCGCTGGTTCGTCGGAAGCGACATCGAGGAGAGTGATGTCGTATTTCTCGAACGGGCCACCAAGGACACCATTGGCCGAATGGTTCGCTATGCCATCGCCATTCAGGAGAAGCAGCGGCTCGGCATCAGCCGGCGCCGGGAGCTGGATTACCTGGGGCAGTGGTTCCTGCGCCTCGAGTCCGTGGAAGAGGCACACAAACTGGGCGCGGCGGTGTACGGACTCATGACGCCGCGGCACTTTCAGGGGGAACCGCCGAGATCGACCGATTCCCCGGATTTGTCGATGTGGGACGAGGCACCGACGGTGCGGGAACTCAGTTCGCGCAGCCGGGTTCGCCGCAAGGCGGGATTGACAGAGCCGGTCCGGTCGCGTGAGCGCGAGCAAGCGGAGGCCACGCAGGTGCTGCTCGCGCAAATGGAGCGGGAGGCGGCGGTGGTCCGGGGGTTTGCCGAGCTTGGCAGCTTCCATCTGTCCGATCTCGATGCTTTGTCGGTCGAGCAGCGGCGGGTGCTGCTCTCGTGGATCAGCCGCTGCCTGGTCAACAGGGCGCGGCGGTTTCGAACGGCGGACGGCTATCACATTGAATTGACGCTGCCCGAATCGGATGAGCGGGTGGAACTCACGTTCTCCGATGGTCAGTTGGACATGCCCAATTTCCACATCTCCATTCGGGAGGGGGCGAGGTCATGA
- a CDS encoding TIGR02678 family protein — MNASVRRKGPTRAEMKADLQAVAMALLSRPWLTKQEDPEAFLLIKDHFEYLRDWFYEHAGYSLFVTRWFAKLEKIPGVFRSWMGIDGFHQPRDYALFTYGLWYLEAKSDGEQFLLTEMVEAIRNHLLGMGFDVDWVLYDHRLSMVRALKKLRSLGVLTSIEGEETGWARDGADANVLYEASPLARYVLRRFPRELMAYGEIDELYEVEQTAMVPTSGDMVHSADVRSRRHKVFRRLLMEPVVYDFEWTEEERRYVQTQRSWMLSQMEEMVGLEGRRFREGLYFYWPELMAEVDLFPTQSAVSDVTMQFAAKLRELLMEDPQRYPRDEHGRLHLTRGEFEGILLSLRETSERYWTKDHREKSTTQLATDILGHMAEWNLAAQDGAGGVVLLPGLSRYCGTYDVIDGENKGA, encoded by the coding sequence ATGAACGCGTCCGTGAGGCGGAAGGGGCCGACGCGCGCTGAGATGAAGGCTGATTTGCAGGCGGTCGCGATGGCGCTTTTGAGCCGCCCGTGGCTGACGAAACAGGAGGACCCGGAAGCGTTTCTTCTGATTAAAGACCACTTTGAGTATCTTCGCGACTGGTTTTATGAGCATGCCGGGTATTCGTTGTTTGTGACGAGATGGTTTGCGAAACTCGAAAAAATTCCTGGTGTGTTCCGCAGTTGGATGGGCATTGACGGATTTCATCAACCCCGAGACTACGCGTTGTTCACCTACGGGTTGTGGTACCTGGAAGCGAAGTCGGATGGAGAACAGTTTTTGCTCACGGAGATGGTGGAGGCGATTCGAAACCACCTGCTGGGCATGGGGTTCGATGTCGACTGGGTGTTGTACGACCACCGCTTGTCCATGGTGCGCGCGTTGAAGAAGCTGCGATCGCTGGGCGTGCTCACATCCATCGAGGGCGAGGAAACGGGCTGGGCCCGTGATGGGGCGGACGCGAACGTACTGTACGAGGCGTCGCCGCTCGCTCGGTACGTGCTGCGGCGATTTCCGAGGGAATTGATGGCGTACGGCGAGATCGACGAATTGTACGAGGTGGAACAAACGGCTATGGTCCCCACCAGCGGCGACATGGTGCATAGTGCGGATGTGCGATCACGCCGGCACAAGGTCTTTCGCCGCCTCCTGATGGAACCGGTCGTCTACGACTTCGAGTGGACGGAGGAAGAGCGGCGTTATGTACAGACCCAGCGGTCCTGGATGCTCTCGCAGATGGAAGAGATGGTGGGACTGGAGGGGCGCCGCTTTCGCGAGGGGCTCTACTTTTATTGGCCGGAGCTGATGGCAGAAGTCGACTTGTTTCCGACGCAGTCGGCCGTGTCAGACGTGACAATGCAATTCGCTGCGAAGCTCCGCGAGCTGTTGATGGAGGATCCACAGCGCTATCCACGCGACGAGCATGGGCGCTTGCACCTGACCCGAGGCGAATTCGAGGGTATTCTGCTGTCGCTCCGGGAAACGAGTGAACGGTACTGGACCAAGGACCATCGAGAAAAGTCGACGACGCAGCTGGCGACTGACATTCTTGGACACATGGCCGAGTGGAATCTGGCGGCGCAGGACGGTGCGGGCGGCGTCGTGCTGCTGCCGGGGCTGTCGAGATACTGCGGGACCTACGACGTGATCGATGGAGAAAACAAAGGGGCATGA